A single Streptomyces sp. 2114.4 DNA region contains:
- a CDS encoding SpoIIE family protein phosphatase — protein MADRGAKRPTVSVPDDWPAHPDLTLALNGMGGFDWDLDSGLMHMDAPALEVFDMLPEEYDDRPATLGCRLPAHEAARLDASVARALKDGSDSCGAYFRVRLRDGELRWLHSQGSIRRDSTGRPRRIIGVVRDASHEYTHAAERLAVDEERRRHTSVVERTTAALAHARTVGEVIAVLADEQGLSRLGAENVILGLVEAGRIRLVSEGKAGSFVPDLEYTRVGDEFPMSEVVRTLTPRYVGSRAEFRRNYPRLWPAIEPLNVHSAAYLPLIAQGRPIGVIGLFFERESDFHDQERNVLVALGSSIAQSLARAMLYDQEHELAAGLQQAMLPRRIPGVAGAQIAVRYRSARMGRDIGGDWYDVIPLPDGRVAAVIGDVQGHDTQAAALMGQLRIVLRAYASEGHAPATVMARASAFLNELDTDRFATCTYVDADLSTGAARIVRAGHIDPLLRHAEGICRRLPVAGGLPLGIASAFRRLDYPVTTVLLAPGDTLLLCTDGIVEQPGTDLDDGMRHLAREVRQGPQDVQQLADRLCESADERTGEDDMALLLLRRLGAPEHDIVGRFRQHIAPADPEGLSAARHMIRAAVRAWGAAERAEEIELVADELITNALLHTDGEAVVNIRMPHSVGRLLRLEVEDHSSSLPRRREPGEAGVSGRGLLLVDRLADVWGVEPRGSGKCVWCEFNCS, from the coding sequence ATGGCTGACCGGGGAGCGAAGCGGCCCACCGTGTCGGTGCCGGACGACTGGCCCGCCCACCCGGACCTGACCCTGGCCCTCAACGGCATGGGCGGCTTCGACTGGGACCTCGACAGCGGGCTGATGCACATGGACGCGCCCGCCCTCGAGGTGTTCGACATGCTGCCGGAGGAGTACGACGACCGTCCGGCCACGCTCGGCTGCCGCCTCCCGGCCCATGAGGCGGCCCGCCTGGACGCCTCGGTCGCCCGGGCGCTCAAGGACGGCAGCGACTCCTGCGGCGCCTACTTCCGGGTCCGGCTGCGCGACGGCGAGCTGCGCTGGCTCCACAGCCAGGGCAGCATCCGCCGGGACAGCACCGGCAGGCCCCGCCGCATCATCGGCGTGGTCCGCGACGCCAGCCACGAGTACACCCATGCGGCGGAGCGGCTTGCCGTCGACGAGGAGCGCCGTCGGCACACCAGCGTCGTCGAGCGCACCACCGCCGCCCTGGCACACGCCAGAACGGTCGGCGAAGTGATCGCCGTGCTCGCCGACGAGCAGGGGCTGAGCCGGCTGGGTGCCGAGAACGTGATCCTCGGGCTGGTGGAGGCGGGACGCATCCGGCTGGTCTCCGAGGGCAAGGCGGGCAGCTTTGTGCCCGATCTCGAATACACCCGGGTGGGCGACGAATTCCCGATGAGCGAAGTGGTCCGCACCCTCACTCCGCGCTATGTGGGCAGCCGCGCGGAATTCCGGCGCAACTACCCGCGGCTGTGGCCGGCCATCGAACCGCTCAACGTCCACTCGGCGGCCTACCTGCCGCTGATCGCACAGGGCCGCCCGATCGGTGTGATCGGCCTCTTCTTCGAGCGGGAGAGCGACTTCCACGACCAGGAGCGCAACGTCCTGGTGGCGCTCGGCAGCAGCATCGCGCAGAGCCTGGCCCGCGCCATGCTCTACGACCAGGAGCACGAGCTCGCCGCCGGCCTCCAGCAGGCCATGCTGCCGCGCCGGATCCCCGGCGTCGCCGGTGCGCAGATCGCCGTCCGCTACCGCTCCGCCCGGATGGGCCGGGACATCGGCGGCGACTGGTACGACGTGATTCCGCTGCCCGACGGCCGGGTCGCCGCCGTCATCGGCGACGTCCAGGGCCACGACACCCAGGCCGCCGCGCTCATGGGCCAGCTGCGGATCGTGCTGCGCGCCTACGCCTCCGAAGGGCACGCCCCGGCCACCGTCATGGCCCGCGCCTCCGCCTTCCTCAACGAGCTCGACACCGACCGCTTCGCGACCTGCACCTACGTCGACGCCGATCTGAGCACCGGCGCGGCCCGGATCGTCCGGGCCGGCCATATCGACCCGCTGCTGCGCCACGCCGAAGGGATCTGCCGCAGGCTGCCGGTGGCCGGCGGGCTGCCGCTCGGTATCGCCTCCGCATTCCGGCGGCTCGACTACCCGGTCACCACCGTCCTGCTCGCCCCCGGCGACACCCTGCTGCTGTGCACCGACGGCATCGTCGAACAGCCCGGCACCGACCTAGACGACGGGATGCGCCATCTGGCCCGCGAGGTCCGCCAGGGCCCCCAGGACGTGCAGCAACTCGCCGACCGGCTGTGCGAGTCGGCGGACGAGCGGACCGGCGAGGACGATATGGCGCTGCTTCTGCTGCGCCGCCTCGGTGCCCCCGAACACGACATCGTCGGACGGTTCCGCCAGCACATCGCGCCCGCCGACCCCGAAGGCCTGTCCGCCGCCCGGCACATGATCCGGGCCGCGGTACGGGCCTGGGGCGCGGCGGAACGCGCCGAGGAGATCGAGCTGGTCGCCGACGAGCTGATCACCAACGCCCTGCTGCACACCGACGGCGAGGCCGTGGTCAACATCCGTATGCCGCACAGCGTCGGGCGGCTGCTGCGGCTGGAGGTCGAGGACCACTCCAGCAGTCTGCCGCGGCGCCGTGAGCCGGGGGAGGCCGGTGTCTCCGGCCGCGGGCTGCTGCTCGTCGACCGCCTGGCCGATGTCTGGGGTGTGGAACCGCGCGGCAGCGGAAAGTGCGTATGGTGCGAGTTCAACTGCTCCTGA
- a CDS encoding glutamine synthetase family protein: MGSRAAQQRQEARQLAARLSAEGVRNVALTWVDNAGIVRVKTVPAERLAAAAERGVGMSPVFDVFTSDDAITASDHLGGPDGDLRLFPDLDRVTTLAAQPGWAWAPADRYDQLGRSHPACQRQFARRMTERAATAGLELRMGFETEWVVARAPAGHQAAPGADEPLDYPCAGPAYGMTRVVELSDYLRDVTEALSVQGIDVLQLHPEYAPGQFEVTTAPGDPVRAADDVVLVRETIRAVSVRHGLRASFAPSVVAGAVGNGCHLHLGLYRDGTSLHRSTDAPWGLAPDAAAFLGGVLGALPALLAIGCPSPASYLRLQPSQWAGVYQCWGVENREAALRLITGAPEDPNGGHAEIKTFDAAANPYLAVGAVIAAGLHGIESADRLPEPQTGDPGALGVRERARRGIVRLPATLTEAADRLEKSAPLYEAMGEVLHGAVLAVRRAEEAHFAGSEDDEIAAATRWRW, from the coding sequence ATGGGATCGCGGGCTGCACAACAGCGCCAGGAAGCCCGCCAGTTGGCGGCACGTCTCTCCGCGGAAGGCGTCCGGAACGTGGCGCTGACCTGGGTGGACAACGCGGGTATCGTCCGCGTCAAGACCGTGCCGGCCGAACGGCTCGCGGCCGCGGCGGAGCGCGGAGTCGGGATGTCGCCCGTCTTCGACGTGTTCACCTCCGACGACGCCATCACCGCCTCCGACCACCTCGGCGGACCCGACGGCGACCTGCGGCTCTTCCCCGACCTGGACCGGGTCACCACGCTCGCCGCACAGCCCGGCTGGGCCTGGGCGCCGGCCGACCGCTACGACCAGCTCGGCCGGTCGCACCCCGCCTGCCAGCGGCAGTTCGCCCGGCGGATGACGGAGCGGGCGGCGACCGCCGGCCTGGAGCTGCGGATGGGCTTCGAAACCGAGTGGGTGGTCGCCCGCGCCCCCGCCGGCCACCAGGCCGCCCCCGGCGCGGACGAACCGCTCGACTACCCCTGCGCGGGCCCCGCGTACGGCATGACCCGGGTCGTCGAGCTCTCCGACTACCTCCGCGATGTCACCGAGGCGCTGAGCGTCCAGGGCATCGACGTCCTCCAGCTCCACCCCGAGTACGCCCCCGGCCAGTTCGAGGTCACCACCGCCCCCGGCGATCCGGTCCGCGCCGCCGACGATGTGGTGCTGGTCCGCGAGACCATCCGCGCCGTCTCCGTCCGGCACGGACTGCGCGCCTCCTTCGCCCCGTCGGTCGTCGCCGGAGCGGTCGGCAACGGCTGCCACCTCCACCTCGGCCTGTACCGCGACGGCACCAGCCTGCACCGCAGCACCGACGCCCCGTGGGGCCTGGCGCCGGACGCTGCGGCCTTCCTCGGCGGCGTCCTCGGCGCCCTGCCCGCCCTCCTCGCCATCGGCTGCCCCTCACCCGCCAGCTATCTGCGGCTGCAGCCCTCCCAATGGGCCGGCGTCTACCAGTGCTGGGGCGTGGAGAACCGGGAGGCGGCGCTGCGCCTGATCACCGGCGCCCCCGAGGACCCGAACGGCGGCCACGCCGAGATCAAGACATTCGACGCCGCCGCCAACCCGTACCTCGCGGTCGGCGCGGTCATCGCCGCCGGACTGCACGGCATCGAGTCCGCCGACCGGCTGCCGGAACCGCAGACCGGCGACCCGGGCGCGCTCGGCGTCCGCGAGCGCGCCCGGCGGGGCATCGTCCGGCTGCCCGCCACGCTCACCGAGGCGGCCGACCGG